Sequence from the Nitrospirota bacterium genome:
GGCGACGAAGTGATCACCGTGCCCTTCACCTTTTTCGCGACGGCGGGGGCGATTTCCCGGCTCGGCGCCAAGCCGGTCTTCGTGGACATCGGAGCCGAGACCTTCAACATGGATCCCGATTTGATCGAGAAAGCGATCACGCCCCGGACCAAGGCGATCATTCCGGTACATCTGTTCGGGCAATGCGCGGACATGGAGGCGATCAACGGGATCGCCGGGCGGCGTGGGCTTCGAGTCATCGAAGACGCCTGCCAGGCCATCGGGGCCGCGCGTCACAACGTCCGGGCCGGCGTGCTCGGGGACACCGGCTGCTTCAGCTTTTTCCCGTCGAAAAATCTCGGCGGCTTCGGCGACGGAGGCATGGTCACGACCAACGACAAGGGCCTCGCCGAATCGATCGCGATGCTGCGGGTGCACGGCAGCAAAGTCCGTTATCTGCACGAGGCGGTCGGGATCAACAGCCGGCTGGACGCGCTGCAGGCGGCCGTCCTGTCGGTCAAGCTCAAGTATCTGGATCAGTGGACCGAGGGGCGGAGAAGGAATGCCGCCCGCTACGAGCAATTGTTCAAGGAGGCGGGCCTCGACGAGCGCGTGCGGCTGCCCAAGACGCAGGCCGGCAACTTCCACGTCTTCAACCAATTCACCGTTCGCGCGCAGAAGCGCGACGAACTGCGCGCCTACCTCAAAGACAAGGGTGTCGGGACCGAAGTGTATTATCCCCTGCCGATGCACCTGCAGAACTGCTACAGGGACCTTGGTTACCACAAAGGCGCGTTCCCGGTTTCCGAACGGGCTTCCGAGGAAGTGTTGTCGCTGCCCATCTACGCGGAATTGACCGACGACCAACTGTCCTACGTGGTGCAGACGATTGCCGAGTTCTATCGCAAGCAATGAGCAAGCAAGGAGTCGCCTGGACGTTCTGCGTGTCCTGCGAGCGGCGGCTGGTATCGTCGGACGGGCCGGTTTATACTGTCGTGAAGGCCTGGCGCTCGTCGTATCTCGCGAGGACGAACTGAAGAGGCGCGGATGAAGCCGACACTCTTACCGGTCGCCGTCGCGGCCGGTCTCGCGTTATGGTCGAGGATCGGCCTCCCGGCCGAACTGACGCCGCGCGAAATTTACGAGCAGCGTTCGCCGGCGGTCGTGATGGTCATGGGCCATTCCAACGCCGGCCGACGAGGCAGCGGCGGCACCGGTTCCATCATCCAACAGGACGGGCTCGTGTTGACGAACGCCCATGTCGTGATCGAGGAGCCGACGGGCAAGCCCTATCCCCGCTTGACGGTCTATCTGAAGCCGGACCGGGTGACCGGCGATCCGAAGGCGGATTTGTCGCGAGGAGTCAAGGCGCGCGTAGTGGCCTTCTCGCAACCGCTGGACCTGGCGCTGCTCAAGCTCGAGGGGACAGCCGGACCGCTGCCGGTCCTCGAGCTGAGCGACTCCGACGGGACCAGGATCGGCGATCGCGTGGTGGCGATCGGGCATCCCGAACAGGGCGGGCTCTGGACCTTGACGACCGGCACCATCAGCGCGGAGTTCGAGAATTTTCAAGGCACGAAGGGCAAATCCGTGTTTCAGACGGAAACGGGACTGAACCGCGGCAACTCCGGCGGCCCATTGCTGGACGCTTCCGGCCGCATGATCGGGGTCAATACAGCGATCGCGCGCGTCGCGCCGGACGGACTGCCGATTACCAGTATCAGTTTCGCGCTCAAGTCCAGCGTCGCGAAGCGATGGCTGCGTGAGCAGGGAATCGCGCCGCAACAGGTGCTGGCTCCACCCGACACGCCTGCGCCGGACACATCCGGCGATCGTTCCACCCCTCTGCCCAGCGGGCAAACGACTCGCCCCGCGAATCCTCCGCCCTCGACGCCCAAGGCCGTCCCTCCCTCTCCATCCGTTCCGTCTGCTCCACAAGCCGTGACTCCGCCTCGACCGTACAATCTGGACCGGCTCATCAGTGAGCGGAGTCGCGCCGAGGCCGATCTGGAGGAAATGATCAAGGAAATGCGGGGCAAGCTGGGCGGGCGATAAGGATTGCCCTGTTCACTTTTCGATCAGCCCTGATCAAGATCTGTTCGTCCGACACATCAGGGCTTCACCGGGTTTCCTTCTTCAGTCTGCGCTCCCTCGTTCTCATAACGAAGAAAACCAGGACCTTCCCCGGGGAACGGTTGGAGTCCGGCCTCCCGGCCTAGGGGTTGAACTTGCCGGAGGCGCACGGACATTTCGGCGACCTGCCCGGCGAGAGAACCTGAGAAATCGCTGTCGTGATAAGGCCATCGGCGCAAGAGCCGAATGCCGGAACGGCTGCGCGAATGCCGCCTCCTGCTCCTGTCTACCCCACTCCCCATCCCGATGGGGCGATCGAAGAAACTGGGGAAATGCCCAGTGGGTCTTTCGGCCTGTCGGTCGGGCTTCCTTGTGAAGAGCTCTTGAACATCCCCAACATCGTTCAAAGCTGAACGGTGATGCAGGGTCATCACTACCGGCCGAGGCGGTTCGTCTGTTCGGCGACTTCGCCGGCGGCCTTCCGATCGGCGTCATCCGAATTCCGACGCGATGGGCCCCGGCTTTGTGACTCCGCCGCTTGTCAAAAATTCTCAAGGCCGGCGATCCTACAGACTTTTCTCCTGTAGACAAGGGTCGGATTCCGGTTCGATCTCCCGCACCGTGTTCTCTTGTTCTTCGTGGAAGGGAGAGAGGGATCCCCCTCTACGACGTCATATAAACGCATGATTTTCTTCGAAGGCATAACTCTTGCTCAATTTAACGTCCATGGCGATCCTCCGACCTGATTTCCCCATCATCGGCGTCACGATCACGCTTATCGGCGCCATCTGGGCCATGGACTACTGGTTGCCGCTGGGCCTTCAGGCGGCGGTCCTGTATGTCGTTCCGGTCTTGACTTCCTCGTGGATCCGGTCACGCCGCGCGACACTGCTGGTGGCCGGCATCGCCTCGGTCCTCACCCTCGCCGACGCGTTCGTAGAAGGACCCTCAGTGGTGCCGTATTGGGTCGTGCTCTGCAATCGCAGTCTGGCGCTTCTGGCGGTGTGGACCACGACCGTGCTGTGTGTCAGGCGTCAGCACAGCGAAGAAGAACTCCGGTGGGTCTACGAGGGAATCGAACGCCAGATCGCCGAGCGCACCGCCGAACTCGAACAAGCCAACAAGGAACTGGACGCGATGCGCCAGGAAGCGTTGTTGCAGTTGGCTGAGATCGTCAAGTCGTCCGACGACGCGATCATCGGAAAGACCCCGGACGGGATCATCCGAAGCTGGAACGCCGGGGCGGAACGGATCTATGGGTATCAAGCCGAAGAGGTCATCGGTCGGCCCATCTCGCTGCTGTGTCCTCCGAATCGTCCCGATGAAATCCCGGCCATGCTCGAACGCATCCGTCGTGGCGAACATGTGCGCAATTTCGAGACGGTACGGCGAAGGAAAGACGGAAAGAAGATCGACGTGTCGCTCACGATTTCCCCAGTCAAGGACGCCGACGGCCGGATCGTCGGCGTGTCCTCCATCGCCCGCGATATCACGGAGCGGAAGCGGATCGAGGCGGCGTTGCGCGAGAGCGAAGCCCGTTTCCACATGATGGCGGACACCGCGCCGGTGATGGTGTGGATGGCCGGACCGGACACCCAGTGCACCTTCGTCAACAAGCGGTGGCTCGAATTTACCGGGCGGACGCTGGAGCAGGAATTGGGGGATGCCTGGGTCAGCGGCGTCCACCCGAGCGACATGCGGCGCTGCCTGGACACCTATCTGTCCGCGTTCCAGACCGAGCAACCGTTCACGATGGAGTATCGCCTGCGCCGGGCGGACGGACAGTACCGCTGGGTCCTGGATACGGGCATTCCGCTCTTCGAAGCGGACGGCACTTTCGCCGGATTCATCGGGTCTTGCATGGATCTGACGGAACGCAAAGAGATGGAGGACCAGCTCCGGAAGGCGCTGAAGGAGAAAGAAAGCCTCCTGCGGGAGGTGCATCACCGCGTCAAGAACAACCTGCAGGTGATCTCCAGTCTGCTCAACCTGCAATCGGCCAGCATCAAGGATCAGCAGATCGCGCAATTGTTCAAGGAATGCCAGACGCGCATCACGTCCATCGCCCTGCTGCACGAAACCTTGCATCGCTCGCAGGACCTCTCGCAGATCAAAATGGGCGACTATATCCGGACGCTGACCGGGCACCTCTTCCGTTCGTACGGCGTGGATCCCCGCCAGATTGTCCTCGACCTCAACGTCGAAAACGTGGAGTTCGACCTTGATACGGGCATGACCTGCGGCCTGATCGTCGACGAGCTCGTCGCCAACTGCCTGAAGCACGCGTTTCAGCCCGGCAGGCAGGGGCATATTCAGGTCGACCTGGTCGCCAACCTGGATGACACGTACACCCTGCGGGTCAGCGACGACGGGACCGGATTGCCGAAGGACGGGGTCTTGCGGAACCCGGACTCGTTGGGACTCGAGCTGGTCGGTCTGTTGGCGGAAAAGTTGGAAGGGACCGTCGAGTTGCAAAGCGGCAAAGGCACGGAGTGGCGGATCAGGTTCCGGACCCTGAATTATTAGGAACGCATGTGAGGGGTGTTATGGAACAGGCGAGAATTCTGGTGGTGGAAGATGAGCCGATCGTGGCGAGGGACATCCAGCTCAGTCTCCAGCGGCTGGGGTACGAGGTGCCGGCCACGGCGTCGTCCGGAGAGGAGGCGATCCGGAAAGCGGCGGAGACGCGGCCCGATCTCGTCGTGATGGACATCGTGTTGAAGGGCAAGATGGACGGCGTCGAGACCGCTCAGCATCTCAAAGACCGGCTGAACGTGCCGGTCATCTACTTGACGGCCTTCGCCGACGACCAAACCCTCGAACGGGCCAAAACGACGGCCCCGGCCGGCTACATGCTCAAGCCCTATCAGCCGCACGAGCTGCGAACGAGCATCGAGATCGCGCTCCATCGGAGCCAGTCGGAACGGGGCCTGCGCGAAAGCCTGCGCTGGCTGGCGACCACCGTGCGCGTGATGGGTGACGCCGTGTTGACCACCAGCCGAGGCGGACGTCTCACTTACATGAGTCCCGCCGCGGAGGCGCTCACCGGATGGACTCAGAAAGAGGCCTTGGGCGCCGGCCTCCGGGCGATCCTGTGCATCGAGGAACAGGGGCAGATGCACGAGATCGACGATCCGGCCATGACCGCGATGGAAGAATGCCGGATCGTCGATCTGTCCGAGGTCACGCTCGTGACCAAAGACTATCGGAAACGACCGATCGAAGGCCGCGCCGCCCCTGTCGTGGATGACGCCGGCGTCGTCATCGGCGCGGTGGTGGTGTTTCGGGACGCGCGTGTGCTCGCCCGCTCGGAACAGGAACGGGACATCGACGAGCATCTGAGCCGGGCGAAGGGAGTCATCAACCTCTGCGCCTGGTGCAAGAAGGTGCCGGACGAAGAAGGCAATTGGTGGGATCTGGAGACGTTCATCACGGACCATTCGTGCATCCGCTTCAACGGAGGCCTGTGCCCGGACTGTATGGAGAGGTGCTTCCCGAAAGAGGGGTGATCATCGGTCAATCTCCGGCGGTTGACAACAGCGGCCGGAAAGAGCCAACATATCATCAGTGTGCGGCCCGGAGGCCTGAAATGGGACCGGGGTAGGTCAGTTCGGAAAGGTATTCCAAACGCTGCGCGAAACACGACGCCGTCAGCGAGCGCCCGTGGGGAGAACTGTATAGCCTCACGGGCGCTTTTCTTTTGCGGAGAGAGAAGAAGCTCACAAGGAGGTTGACTATGAAGCGGCTAGTCGGGTTCTTGGCTCTTTTGTTGTTGCTCTTCACACCCGTCATAGCGTTTGCCGAAGGAGTGAGCGGGTATTCCAGAGGCAACGCGATTCTGTACTACTCCGCCATTGCGGCGGTCCTGATCTACGGCATCTATGACATCTTCCATAAAAAATGGTTGACGTGGATCAGCGCCATCCTGATTCCCGTCGCGCTGTACTTGAATTTGCCGGCGAAATAGGCCCTCGGCCGTCCACGGCCTACCCGGGAAAAGACCGATGCACTGGGCGGTGGGGGAACCCCCATCGTTTCCCCCGCCTCGTGCAGGGTTAGCTCATCACCGCGCCTTCCGACGCCGACGACACGTGCCGCGCATACTTGGCCATCACGCCGGCGGTGTAGCGGGGCGCCGGGTGTTTCACTTTCTTCAGGCGGGCGGCCAGTTCTTTCTGCGTCAGGTCGACGTCCAGCCGGCGCTTCGGGATGTCGAAGACGATCACGTCGCCGTTTTTCACGGCGGCGATCGGGCCGCCTCTGGCGGCTTCCGGTGAGACGTGGCCGGCCATCAGGCCGTGGGTGGCGCCGGAAAAACGGCCGTCGGTGAGGAGGGCCACGGAGTCGCCGAGCCCTTCCCCCACAATGGCGGCGGTCACGCCCAGCATCTCGCGCATGCCGGGCCCGCCCGCCGGGCCTTCGTACCGAATCACCACCACGTCCCCGGCCTTGATCTGACAGGCTTTCACCGCGGCGAAGGCGTCTTCCTCGCGATCGAAGACCTTGGCCGGTCCGCGGAACTTCAGCATCGAGTGTCCCGCGACTTTCACCACGCACCCGTCCGGCGCCAGATTGCCTTTCAAAATGACCAGCCCGCCGGTCGGTTTGATCGGATTCGAGAGGGGCCTTACGACCTGTTGTCCGGGCGTTTCCTTCACCTGTCCGGCTTCTTCCCCGATCGTACGGCCGGTCACGGTCGGCTGGTCGGGGTGCAGCAGGCCAGCATCCAGCAACCGCTTGGCGACCAGCGTCGTCCCGCCCGCCGCATAGAGATCGGCGGCCATGAACCGGCCGCCCGGCTTGAGATCGGCGAGCAGCGGCACTTTCCGGTTGATCTTGTCGAAGTCGTCGAGGGTGAGCCGCACACCAGCTTCCCGGGCCACCGCCAACAGATGCAGCACCGCGTTGGTCGAGCCGCCCGTCGTGGCGACGGCCGCGATCGCGTTCTCCAAGGATTTGCGCGTGATGATCCGGCGCGGGCGGAGGTCCTGTTTCAGCAACTCCATCACCAGCTTGCCGCATGCAAAGGCCACGTCGTCCTTGCACGGGTCCATCGCCGGCACGCCGTTCCAGCCCATCGGCGAGATGCCGAGAAACTCGAAGGCGATCGCCATGGTGTTGGCCGTGAATTGGCCGCCGCAGGCGCCGGGACCGGGACAGGCACGGTCTTCCAGCTCTTTCAGCTCGGCGTCGGTCATCTTGTGGGCCGCGTGCTTGCCCACCGCTTCGAACACGTCCTGAATCGTCACGGCGCGACCCTGAAACGTGCCGGGCATGATCGAGCCGCCGTAGAGCATCAGCGACGGCAGATCCAATCGGGCCAGCGCCATCACCGTGCCGGGAATGGTCTTGTCGCACCCGGACAGGGCCACGACCGCGTCGAAGAGGTGTCCGCGCGCGACCAATTCCACCGAGTCAGCGATGACCTCGCGGCTGATGAGCGACGCCTTCATCCCCTCCGTGCCCATGGAGATCCCGTCCGAGATCGCGATGGTGTTGTATTCGATCGGCGTCCCGCCGGCCGCGCGGATGCCGGCCTTCACCCGTTCGGACAGCCGGCGCAGATGGTAATTGCAGGGCATCACCTCGATCCAGGTGTTGGCCACGCCGACCAGCGGGCGGGACAAATCGTCATCGGTGAACCCCACGGCCTTCAGCATCGCCCGAGCCGGAGCCCGGCCGGGACCTTGAAGTAGATCGTGGCTTTTTCTCTGCAGTGGATTGGTCATGTTCTCCTCAACCTGGACAACGTGAAGCGGGGCACCCATTGCATTCTTGGAGCAATGGGTCCCGGTGAATCGTCGCTCGTATCGGTCTTGCGCTTCACGCTTCACGAACGACGAGTTACGCGGCAGGCAATTTCTCACAGATGGACGAAAGGGGTCAACCGGCCGCGCTGTGCCTAATCGTCCGGCTCGCCGGTGTCGTCGTAATATTTCTCGCGGTAGATGGGGCAGAGACCCTCCTTGTTGATGAACGCGGACACGTCCGCGATCATGCCGCTGTTGCCGCACAGGTAGACGGCCAGATTCTTCACCGAGGTCAGCCGTTCTTCGACGAGCGTCGTCACACGCCCGACCGGACCGGTCCACCGCGCCTGCGGCCGTGACAGCGTGATGGCAAAGGCAAAATTCGGGTGCCGCTTTGCCAGCGCGTCCAATTCATTCTGGTAGTACACGTCGCGCTCGCTCCGCAGCCCCCAGTAGAGGGTAATGCGCCGCTCGAAGCCGCGTTCGAGCCGGTCCTCGATCATGGAACGGAACGGCGCGATGCCGGTGCCGGTCGCGACGAAGAGCAGATCCCTGGCCGGATCGTCCCGCACGTAAAATGCGCCGGCCGGGCCTTGGAACCGCGTCTCGTCGCCCGTGCGCAGGCTGAAGAGGTAGGTGGAGCCGGGACCGCCGGGAACCAGGTTGAACAGGAGCGTGATGAACTCGGGTCGGCTTGGCGGAGAGACGATCGAGTAGGGACGCGTCACCGGCCGGTGCAGCCTCGGATGCATGACCTCGAAGGACACGAACTGTCCCGCCTTGAAGTCGATCTTGGGCGGGTCGAGCAGGCGGAGAACAAGTTCCCGCACATCGTGGGTCAGGTCCCGCACTTGTTCAACGCGGGCATGGAAAACTTGAATGGCCATAGACAACGGCGCCCTCCGAACGACCGGCGCCGGCCGGGGGCTTGATTTTCATCCAAACCAGGTTACTGAAAACGATCGAGCGAAGGACGGCTCGATGCGCGACGACACCGCCCGACACGCGTTCTTCCTGTTAGCGGCGGCCGCAGGGTTCGTCCCGTCGCCGGCATGGGCGGCGGAGTGGCCGTCGGAAGCGGATGCCTTCTCCGCGGTCGTGGCAGGGCTGGTCTTTGTCATCTTTTGCGTCGGTGCCGGGATTTCACTCTGGCAGGAGAAGCGGCGGGCATCAGTTTCCAATTCCAAGATCACTCGCAACCGGCTCCGCAAGGTCGCCTGAGTACAGGGAGCGCCGCTTGCGCGGCGCAAGCCCTGTCGCCGGGCAAGTCCCGTTATTTGCCCTTCTCTTTGCCTTTCTTCTTCTCGCCTTTCTTCTCTTCTTTCTTCTCTTCGGTATCGATCACGTCGCCCGTTGCGGCGTCGATATGGACTTCGGTGACTTTGTTATCAGTACCGACAATCTCCACCTCCCATACGGTCTTGCCGTGTTTCTTTTCCAATTCGGCCTCGACCACCGTGCCCTGCACCTTCTCCGAGGCCGTCTTGATCGCCTGGTCGATGGTGACCTTGGCGTCTTTCACAAGTTCCGAGACCTTGGCCTCCTCTTTGTCCTTCTTGCCCTTTTCATCGCTCCAGGCCGGCGCGCTCAGCGCCAGCGTCGAGCCCATGACGGTCACCGCAACAATGCCGAACCTGCGCATGATTCACCTCCTGTCGGATGATTAGTTTTTCTTTCCGTCGTCCTTCTTGGGCTCTCCCTTGGGGCTCCCGTGACCGCGGCCGGCGCTCTTATGCTCTCGCATCATTTTTTCATGGATGCCCTTTTCCTTTTCCCGTTGCTCGGGCGTCAACAGCCCGAGCGCCTCGCGCCGGGCCTTGATGGCGGCCAGGCGAAGCCCGACTTGCAGCTCCTCGCTTTGCTTCAGCTTGGCCTCGATGGCGCCGAGGTCCGACTTGTCGTCTTCAACCAAGGCCCGCAGTTCGCGTTCCGCGATCTGAATGTCCGCCTCGCTCTTGATGCGGGTCTTGTCCAGGTTGAGCTGCAACTCCTTGAGCTTGCCGACCTGCTCGTCGTTCAGCCCGATGTCCTTCTGGTGCCTCAAGAGGTGGCGGATGAGGTGGGAGGTGCTGCCGTGCAGCATCATGCCCATCCCCATACCGTGGCCGCCGTAGCCTTCTTTGCCGTAGCCGTCCCTGCCGTGTTTGTCGGCCGGCGGATCGGCCCACGCGGGCTGCAAGGTGAACGCCAATATAGCCAGAGTTGCCAAGCCCATCGAGAAGACAGTGACCGCGAATCTCTTCATCACACCCTCCTTGTGTTGAGTGGCCGTCGTTTGCATGTGCGCCGAGCGGTTCACCGTCGCCTGTCGGCGGGATGAAGGCGAACCGGGACGATCATCCGCGGCGCGCAGCCGCGAGCAGGTCCGCGCGCGGATCGGGATGCGGGAATCGGCCGAGTTGCTCGTACAGTTTGCGCTCTTCTTCCGTCAGCGTCGGCGGCATTACGACCTGCAGCGTCAAAAACAGATCGCCATGGCCGCCCGACGCGGTGGGGAGGCCTTTGCTTTTGAGCCGGAGCTTCGCACCGGCCTTGCTGCCGGGCGGGACTTTGACCTTGACCGGCTCCGTCAGGGTCGGCGCCAACACCTCCGCCCCCAACGCCGCTTCCCACGGCCATACGGGAAGCGCCACGTGTAGGTCGCTGCCCTGTTTCCGAAAGACGCCCTCGGCGGCGATGTGGACCCGCAGGTAGAGGTCGCCCGGCTTGCCGCCGTTCACGCCGGGATGGCCCTTCCCCGCCACGCGCACCCTCGTGCCCTCCTGCACGCCGGCCGGAATTCTCACCTCGATGGTGCGCGTCTCCTGTCGTGCGCCGGAGCCCAGGCAGGTCGGACAGGGCCGCCCCCGCGCCATCCCCGTTCCGCCGCACGCGGAGCAGGGGACCGTCTCCGACAGCGTGAGCCGCCGCGTGACACCGGTCAGGACTTCGCGGAGCGAGAGATGGACGTCGGTTTCCAGGTCCTCGCCCTGGACCGCGAATCCGCGCGCTGTGCCTGCGCCGCGCCCCCGCCGGCCGAAAAACGTCTCGAAGATGTCGCTGAACGCCTCGGCGTCGCCGAACGAGAACTCCGGTCCCGCTCCGGCGCGCGCTCGCGCCTCCTGCCTGGCCTTTTCATAGGCT
This genomic interval carries:
- a CDS encoding FAD-binding oxidoreductase, translated to MAIQVFHARVEQVRDLTHDVRELVLRLLDPPKIDFKAGQFVSFEVMHPRLHRPVTRPYSIVSPPSRPEFITLLFNLVPGGPGSTYLFSLRTGDETRFQGPAGAFYVRDDPARDLLFVATGTGIAPFRSMIEDRLERGFERRITLYWGLRSERDVYYQNELDALAKRHPNFAFAITLSRPQARWTGPVGRVTTLVEERLTSVKNLAVYLCGNSGMIADVSAFINKEGLCPIYREKYYDDTGEPDD
- a CDS encoding J domain-containing protein; this encodes MATVQRDYYEVLGVPRTATQDDIKKAYRRLARLYHPDLHSGGRKAEMERKFKELNEAHEILSDPDKRKKYDRYGHNWEQAEAYEKARQEARARAGAGPEFSFGDAEAFSDIFETFFGRRGRGAGTARGFAVQGEDLETDVHLSLREVLTGVTRRLTLSETVPCSACGGTGMARGRPCPTCLGSGARQETRTIEVRIPAGVQEGTRVRVAGKGHPGVNGGKPGDLYLRVHIAAEGVFRKQGSDLHVALPVWPWEAALGAEVLAPTLTEPVKVKVPPGSKAGAKLRLKSKGLPTASGGHGDLFLTLQVVMPPTLTEEERKLYEQLGRFPHPDPRADLLAAARRG
- a CDS encoding DegT/DnrJ/EryC1/StrS family aminotransferase, which gives rise to MNVPLLDLKAQYRSIRSEIMGAIEATCDEQGFVLGPRVAALEQAVAKYVGGAHAVGVASGSDALLLSLMALGVKAGDEVITVPFTFFATAGAISRLGAKPVFVDIGAETFNMDPDLIEKAITPRTKAIIPVHLFGQCADMEAINGIAGRRGLRVIEDACQAIGAARHNVRAGVLGDTGCFSFFPSKNLGGFGDGGMVTTNDKGLAESIAMLRVHGSKVRYLHEAVGINSRLDALQAAVLSVKLKYLDQWTEGRRRNAARYEQLFKEAGLDERVRLPKTQAGNFHVFNQFTVRAQKRDELRAYLKDKGVGTEVYYPLPMHLQNCYRDLGYHKGAFPVSERASEEVLSLPIYAELTDDQLSYVVQTIAEFYRKQ
- a CDS encoding PAS domain S-box protein, with protein sequence MAILRPDFPIIGVTITLIGAIWAMDYWLPLGLQAAVLYVVPVLTSSWIRSRRATLLVAGIASVLTLADAFVEGPSVVPYWVVLCNRSLALLAVWTTTVLCVRRQHSEEELRWVYEGIERQIAERTAELEQANKELDAMRQEALLQLAEIVKSSDDAIIGKTPDGIIRSWNAGAERIYGYQAEEVIGRPISLLCPPNRPDEIPAMLERIRRGEHVRNFETVRRRKDGKKIDVSLTISPVKDADGRIVGVSSIARDITERKRIEAALRESEARFHMMADTAPVMVWMAGPDTQCTFVNKRWLEFTGRTLEQELGDAWVSGVHPSDMRRCLDTYLSAFQTEQPFTMEYRLRRADGQYRWVLDTGIPLFEADGTFAGFIGSCMDLTERKEMEDQLRKALKEKESLLREVHHRVKNNLQVISSLLNLQSASIKDQQIAQLFKECQTRITSIALLHETLHRSQDLSQIKMGDYIRTLTGHLFRSYGVDPRQIVLDLNVENVEFDLDTGMTCGLIVDELVANCLKHAFQPGRQGHIQVDLVANLDDTYTLRVSDDGTGLPKDGVLRNPDSLGLELVGLLAEKLEGTVELQSGKGTEWRIRFRTLNY
- a CDS encoding serine protease, translated to MKPTLLPVAVAAGLALWSRIGLPAELTPREIYEQRSPAVVMVMGHSNAGRRGSGGTGSIIQQDGLVLTNAHVVIEEPTGKPYPRLTVYLKPDRVTGDPKADLSRGVKARVVAFSQPLDLALLKLEGTAGPLPVLELSDSDGTRIGDRVVAIGHPEQGGLWTLTTGTISAEFENFQGTKGKSVFQTETGLNRGNSGGPLLDASGRMIGVNTAIARVAPDGLPITSISFALKSSVAKRWLREQGIAPQQVLAPPDTPAPDTSGDRSTPLPSGQTTRPANPPPSTPKAVPPSPSVPSAPQAVTPPRPYNLDRLISERSRAEADLEEMIKEMRGKLGGR
- a CDS encoding Spy/CpxP family protein refolding chaperone, which encodes MKRFAVTVFSMGLATLAILAFTLQPAWADPPADKHGRDGYGKEGYGGHGMGMGMMLHGSTSHLIRHLLRHQKDIGLNDEQVGKLKELQLNLDKTRIKSEADIQIAERELRALVEDDKSDLGAIEAKLKQSEELQVGLRLAAIKARREALGLLTPEQREKEKGIHEKMMREHKSAGRGHGSPKGEPKKDDGKKN
- the ilvD gene encoding dihydroxy-acid dehydratase — its product is MTNPLQRKSHDLLQGPGRAPARAMLKAVGFTDDDLSRPLVGVANTWIEVMPCNYHLRRLSERVKAGIRAAGGTPIEYNTIAISDGISMGTEGMKASLISREVIADSVELVARGHLFDAVVALSGCDKTIPGTVMALARLDLPSLMLYGGSIMPGTFQGRAVTIQDVFEAVGKHAAHKMTDAELKELEDRACPGPGACGGQFTANTMAIAFEFLGISPMGWNGVPAMDPCKDDVAFACGKLVMELLKQDLRPRRIITRKSLENAIAAVATTGGSTNAVLHLLAVAREAGVRLTLDDFDKINRKVPLLADLKPGGRFMAADLYAAGGTTLVAKRLLDAGLLHPDQPTVTGRTIGEEAGQVKETPGQQVVRPLSNPIKPTGGLVILKGNLAPDGCVVKVAGHSMLKFRGPAKVFDREEDAFAAVKACQIKAGDVVVIRYEGPAGGPGMREMLGVTAAIVGEGLGDSVALLTDGRFSGATHGLMAGHVSPEAARGGPIAAVKNGDVIVFDIPKRRLDVDLTQKELAARLKKVKHPAPRYTAGVMAKYARHVSSASEGAVMS
- a CDS encoding PepSY domain-containing protein — encoded protein: MRRFGIVAVTVMGSTLALSAPAWSDEKGKKDKEEAKVSELVKDAKVTIDQAIKTASEKVQGTVVEAELEKKHGKTVWEVEIVGTDNKVTEVHIDAATGDVIDTEEKKEEKKGEKKKGKEKGK
- a CDS encoding response regulator, with translation MEQARILVVEDEPIVARDIQLSLQRLGYEVPATASSGEEAIRKAAETRPDLVVMDIVLKGKMDGVETAQHLKDRLNVPVIYLTAFADDQTLERAKTTAPAGYMLKPYQPHELRTSIEIALHRSQSERGLRESLRWLATTVRVMGDAVLTTSRGGRLTYMSPAAEALTGWTQKEALGAGLRAILCIEEQGQMHEIDDPAMTAMEECRIVDLSEVTLVTKDYRKRPIEGRAAPVVDDAGVVIGAVVVFRDARVLARSEQERDIDEHLSRAKGVINLCAWCKKVPDEEGNWWDLETFITDHSCIRFNGGLCPDCMERCFPKEG